The DNA sequence ATTTGTGGGCCATCGAGGTTATCCCGATGTTTTTATAGGCCCTTTAACAACTCTTGAGCCTGAGCTTGCGGAAATAAGCGATAACCCGAACAGGTGGTATGGCTTTGATTTCAATGAGATAATAAAGTTACGCTCAACACTGGTACGCTCAAAGAGCAGGCAAAGTGTTAAAGAAAAGACAAAGCTGATTGAAAAATCCCAGGAAATCGCTCTATCAGTGAAGCCAGCCTACACAGAGATAAGCTTTGAAAGAAAGCCCAGCTTTTCCGTCAGCTTTTCCACTGTGAGTCAGCCTCAGGGTCCTGTTGGCCTGATTAAAAAATTTGATATTGCCGGTAACACGAAGATACCCGAAAAGGTGGACTCTATTGTTGGAGATGAAATAAGCTCCACAGAGGCTGCAATGCTTTTATTCAAATCTGGCTATGATGTATATTATGTAACCAAGGTACTGTCTTCAGGTGTCCTTGGCAGAGAAGATAGAAAAAAACTTGTGCCTACAAGATGGAGTATAACGGCAACTGATGACATACTCGGCAAAGCTATAATAAATGAGATTAAGGATTACCCTGTTATCAACGAATACAGAGTATATAGCAATACCTACCTTGATAATCACTTTGAAATACTCCTATTACCCAGGAAATGGGAATATGAGCAGTTTGAAGCATGGGCACCCAACACACTCTGGACACTTGCTATGGAAAAGCCTGCAATAAACTATGAATATGAAGGCTATCATGGAAGGAGCAATTATGCGGAGCAGGAAGGCGGAGGTTATTATGCAGCTCGCTTTGGTGTTCTTGAAGCTATTGCAAAGCTAAGAAAACAGGCCTGTGCAGTTGTTTTCAGGGAGATTTATGAGGGTTATATAATGCCTGTTGGTGTCTGGGAGGTGAGGGAAAATGTTAGAAAAGCTATGGCTTCTGAACCAGATAAGTATAACACGCTCAATGAAGCCCTAAACAATATATCTAAAAGACTTAAAATCCCTATGAATGAGTATCTCACCAGAACCAGAATTTTGCGGCAGAGAAGACTGGAGGATTTTCTTAATGTTTAATGAAGCAATGCTGACTCTTGCAGCTGCCGGAGCCGCTATTGCCTGTTACACTGACATAAAATATGGGTTAATTCCAAACAGGCTGACCTTTCCTTTAATGCTATCTGGTTTAGCTGGATATTTTATTTATTCTCTATATTATAAAAATATTTCAATATTCATGACCACTATAACGGCTTTTATTGTGGTTTTTATTCTTAGCTATCTCCTATGGACACTGGAAGTTTTCAGCGCAGGTGATGCAAAGGAATTTATGTTTCTTTCAGCTCTTGTTCCAGCCTATCCTGACTTTCTGGGGTTTTCTCCTGCCATTCCATTCTATCCTTTTCCTGTTGCCTTCTTGATCAACACTTTTCTTGTAATATTCCCAGCCATATTCATATATGGTGTGTTTCTTACTTTAAGACTGGGAAAACTATCAGAGTTAAATCTAGACTTTAAAAAGTTCCTTTTTGGTGCTCTTGTTATAATTACATCCTACCTTTTATCTGAATTGACAACCCCCCTCGCTTTTCCTGTTTCTTTTATTGCCATTTATCTGATTAAAAGCAGATGGCAGAGAGTAATTCTGATAACCTCTATTTTAAGCAGTTATATCTTGCTTAATCCCAATATTTATACAATAAAATCAATCATTATTAGATATGTATTTATCTCAATAATATTCATAATATCAGGTGCTCTTATAGCTCTAATTTCTGTGGTAAGAAAGTGTGGTCTGGTAAGAAAAATAAAAATCTCAGAGCTTGAAGAGGGTATGATAGCCGCGGAAGAGATTTATATCCGCAATGATAAAGTAATAAAGGAAGAGCCAGATTATATCGGAAAGGCACTGAAGCTACTCAGAGGAACGAGAGGAGGAGAAGTACAGGTGTTGACAACAAAAGCTTCCGGGGTTTCAAAGAAGGAGATTAAAAAGCTAAAGGAGCTTGTGGAAGATAACAAAACCGAAGATAGCATAAAAATCAAAAGAAGAATGCCCTTTGCTCCGGTAATACTTGCAGGCTTTATTATATCCCTGATATATGGTGATATAAGCCTGCTTCTGAGACAAATGGTGGGATAGATGAATAGAAGGGCCCAGATTACTCTTGAGTTTATTGTGATTATTGGAATTTTTATGATTATATTTACTGGAGTAACTCTACCCATGGCATTCAAGGTCAGCAGTGCTTCGAGAGACAATGCAATTGTTCTGGAGATGAAAAGCAATTTAAATAATATAGCCTCTGGTGTAGAGGTTGTGGGTGCTCAGGGCTATGGAAGTACCAGAACTGTTGAAATAACTTCTGATATGAGCAACTGGGGTATATCTGCCTATCCAGATTATCTCAACAGGACTCTTGTATACTATGTTAATTTTAGCAGCAATTATGGAATACCCACCGAGATTAAAACAGATATCACAGGTATAGGCGCTCTTGGCACAGATATAGACAGTGTGGCGAAAAATAATGGTACACTGGTAAATTCTTTTTATTATTTTAATGGAAACGGTAAGGGAACATGGAAGGTGAGAATAGAAAATCAGAATTCCAGATATACCATGGGTGTTATTCGCATAGGAAACACTCTTATTGATGGAGATACTATAAATATGACTATATTACCTCAGTGATTAAAGTCAACACCACCCATTAAAACGGGTGGCTTGTCCTGTGAGGGATAAGGGTAACAGGTTAATTAGGAGGCATTGAAGAATGCAGAAGTTATTGGTAGAGTTTCAGAACACATCAGGGGCTCCTCCTCAAGTCCCCTGCTCTGTAAGTGAGGCATTAAACAGAGAGGAAACTCTCAGTGTGTCCCGCATAGTACAGGCCAACAACAGCTCCGAAGAGGACCAACACTCTGGCAAGAGTGAACAGGACTTACGAGTCCCTGTCTTAAATATGCATAAGAAACCGTGTTTACCTGTTCGTGCGAAGAAAAGTGAGCAGATTGAAATACCTGCTGGTTTAGATTGGATTAAAATTATAATTTTTAAAGAGGTGAAAAGGGCAATTCCTCCACCAATTGAAATGGGTGGTCTCCTTGCCCAACTATTATGAATAGGGCGCAGATTACTATTGAGACTCTTATAGTCATAGGAGTAATAATGCTGATATTTGTCAGCGTTTCTCTGCCCCTGACATTCAGTTCCTCAAAGGATTTGAATGATGTGCAGCTTTTCAGTGATGCGAAGTTTGTACTGGATAGTATTTCAATGAAAACAAATAGTATTACAACAGATTATGGTTCAGGGTCACTTGTAATTCATATCCCTGGCTTTACTTCGGCAGGTACGGCTGGAGGCGAACCGTTAATTCAGAGAACTACAAAGATTTATCTTGATGCGACTGGAGATAAGATTTTTGCCGATGTTTCGGCAGTCAGAAGAAATAGCAATGGAACTGTGATTCAAAATGAAACAAAGGTTATTTCCAAGGAGTTACTCGGCAGCGGGTGGGTACTTGGAAACTCTTCTGGAAATGCTGTAATTGTTGAAAATAGAGGTACATTTTATGCCTTCAATATCTCATGGAAGAATATCACTTTCAGCAGAGAGTGATACAAAAGCCCAGATTACAATTGAAACGATAGTAGTGATAGGAATATTCCTGATAGTATTTTCAAGTCTTATCAATCTTAGCTTTGAGAGACTTCATCTTGCCCAGGAGGTTGGTTCTGCAGGTGAGGCAAAGATGACCGGACAGTTTATTGCCAGTGCTATCAACAATGTTTATTCAAATGGCAGAGGTTTCAGCATACATCTAAATGAGAATAAAATTAATTTTAGTGAATTATCATCTTCAAAAATTAGAGGTTCTGGCGTTATCCTCCCTATTATTGTTAATAATTCAGAAAGGAGAGTTGTTATAAATAAGAATCTCTCCTCTATGGGGGGAACATCCTGGTATGCCTCCATACCTGTAATACCAGATAATATTACCAGAGAGGACCCAACATCAGCCTATCCCCAATTAACTATTAGAAATAATGGCACTGATGTAATAATTTATGCTAATAAAAGCAATATTAATGTGGTGCAGTAAATGAGTTCTGGAGCAGATACAAAGGCACAGGTGGCACTGGAATATATAATCGTTGTGGGAGCAATGCTTTTAATAGTTACAAGTATGCTTCCGGTTATAACAAAGCAGTCTGAGCTGAGCAAAGCTACAGCAGCAGTAAGAGATGGTGCAACCTATGGTGCTGCCTTAAGGGCGCTTGGATTCAAGGCAGGCAGTAGCAGTTATGTTCCAGAGGGAGCAATAAAGATTAAGGAGATTGAGCTGGTGGATAAGGGAACAAATGGAAATCTCAAGAGTTATATGTTCAGAATACATATAATTGCACCAGATTATATTAAAGACAATTCTAATTATAAAACTATAGTGGGAGCCAGTGTGTGCACCCAGGCTCTCAGGCAG is a window from the archaeon BMS3Bbin15 genome containing:
- a CDS encoding hypothetical protein (archaeal Peptidase A24 C-terminal Domain) yields the protein MFNEAMLTLAAAGAAIACYTDIKYGLIPNRLTFPLMLSGLAGYFIYSLYYKNISIFMTTITAFIVVFILSYLLWTLEVFSAGDAKEFMFLSALVPAYPDFLGFSPAIPFYPFPVAFLINTFLVIFPAIFIYGVFLTLRLGKLSELNLDFKKFLFGALVIITSYLLSELTTPLAFPVSFIAIYLIKSRWQRVILITSILSSYILLNPNIYTIKSIIIRYVFISIIFIISGALIALISVVRKCGLVRKIKISELEEGMIAAEEIYIRNDKVIKEEPDYIGKALKLLRGTRGGEVQVLTTKASGVSKKEIKKLKELVEDNKTEDSIKIKRRMPFAPVILAGFIISLIYGDISLLLRQMVG